A single region of the Thermoanaerobacterium aotearoense genome encodes:
- a CDS encoding type II toxin-antitoxin system PemK/MazF family toxin: MIVKRGDILYADLSPVIGSEQGGVRPVLVIQNDIGNKYSPTVIVSAITSQINKAKLPTHVEINGTEYGLNKDSVILLEQIRTIDKKRLREKIGHFDQEMMEKVNEALQISLGLIDF, translated from the coding sequence ATGATTGTAAAGCGCGGAGATATTTTATATGCTGATTTAAGCCCTGTCATAGGCTCAGAACAGGGTGGTGTTAGGCCCGTACTCGTGATACAGAACGATATCGGCAATAAGTACAGCCCTACGGTTATTGTGTCAGCAATAACATCTCAGATAAACAAAGCTAAATTGCCGACACATGTTGAGATAAATGGGACAGAATATGGTCTTAATAAGGATTCAGTTATTCTATTAGAACAAATAAGGACTATAGACAAAAAGCGTCTAAGGGAAAAGATAGGTCATTTTGACCAAGAGATGATGGAAAAAGTAAATGAGGCATTGCAGATAAGCCTTGGGTTGATAGATTTTTAG
- a CDS encoding CopG family ribbon-helix-helix protein, with the protein MGETKRILVSLPESLLEEVDVLAAMENRNRSEFIREAMKLYIKERKKMKIRESMKKGYLEMAAINAELAELGLTADNECFNGYEKKLKKCD; encoded by the coding sequence GTGGGCGAGACAAAAAGAATACTCGTCAGTTTGCCGGAAAGCTTACTGGAAGAAGTTGATGTACTTGCAGCTATGGAAAATAGAAACCGCAGTGAATTTATAAGAGAAGCCATGAAATTGTACATTAAAGAGAGAAAGAAGATGAAAATAAGGGAGAGCATGAAAAAAGGGTACCTTGAGATGGCGGCTATAAATGCAGAACTTGCGGAATTGGGCCTAACCGCTGACAACGAATGCTTTAACGGATACGAAAAGAAATTGAAAAAGTGTGATTGA
- the alr gene encoding alanine racemase, with the protein MFNLYRPTWAEVNLDNIIHNYKEIRKITDKNAGIMAVVKANAYGHGSYEVSKELINCGVDYLAVATIDEALELREQGISKPILVLGYTPAKFADVFIKYDITQTAFELSYVKEVAKVAQKLGKDAKIHVKIDTGMGRIGYNDMNKAYEEILSMSSLSGINIEGIFSHFSSSDEKDKEYTVRQLKIFLSLIERLKKSGIYIPIRHIANSAAILDMPETHLDMVRPGIILYGSFPSDEVNKKIDLRPTISLRSKVVYVKDVEKGEYISYNRTYRTNRKSRIATLPIGYADGLNRLLSNNHNVIINGKYAPIVGKICMDQCMIDVTPIEDVKEGDTATIMGEADGKFISADEIAKKLKTISYEVYCGISRRVPRIYIFNGEITKVENYLKC; encoded by the coding sequence ATGTTTAATTTGTATAGACCAACATGGGCGGAAGTTAATTTGGATAATATAATTCACAATTACAAGGAGATAAGAAAGATCACTGATAAAAATGCCGGTATAATGGCTGTAGTCAAGGCAAATGCGTATGGGCACGGTTCGTATGAAGTGTCAAAGGAATTGATAAATTGCGGCGTGGATTATCTGGCTGTTGCGACAATTGATGAGGCTTTGGAATTAAGAGAGCAAGGCATATCAAAGCCAATACTCGTTTTAGGATATACTCCTGCAAAATTTGCTGATGTGTTCATAAAGTACGATATTACGCAGACAGCATTTGAGCTAAGTTATGTAAAAGAAGTAGCAAAGGTAGCCCAAAAACTTGGCAAGGATGCTAAGATTCATGTTAAGATAGACACGGGAATGGGACGCATTGGCTACAATGACATGAATAAAGCTTATGAAGAAATTTTATCCATGTCATCTCTTTCTGGAATCAACATTGAAGGCATATTTAGCCATTTTTCGTCCTCAGACGAAAAAGACAAGGAGTACACGGTAAGGCAGCTTAAGATTTTTTTAAGCCTTATAGAAAGGCTTAAAAAGTCTGGTATATACATTCCTATTAGGCATATAGCAAACAGTGCTGCAATATTAGACATGCCTGAGACACACCTTGACATGGTAAGACCGGGGATTATACTTTACGGCAGTTTTCCTTCAGATGAAGTCAATAAGAAAATCGATTTAAGGCCAACCATATCTTTAAGGTCGAAAGTCGTTTATGTTAAAGATGTAGAGAAAGGAGAATATATAAGCTACAACAGGACATATAGGACAAACAGGAAAAGTCGCATAGCCACTTTGCCTATAGGATATGCAGATGGATTAAACAGGCTTTTATCAAATAATCACAATGTCATAATAAATGGCAAATACGCTCCTATAGTTGGCAAAATATGCATGGATCAATGCATGATTGATGTGACGCCGATTGAAGATGTTAAAGAAGGTGATACAGCCACTATTATGGGAGAAGCAGATGGCAAATTCATAAGTGCTGATGAAATTGCAAAGAAATTAAAAACTATTTCTTATGAAGTATATTGTGGAATATCCAGACGGGTACCAAGAATATATATATTTAATGGAGAGATAACAAAAGTAGAAAATTATTTAAAATGTTAA
- a CDS encoding LolA family protein — translation MRRLLLALLLILTIFLPGCIKKSRLDVPSNVKKAIQNLKTYASDVEIQLNNNKNTKRYTMKQFYKDGKYRMEIYDESNKPDKVIVYDGNRSYVYFSKINQTFIEDDSENIPAYSLFTSFIDNFKKAGEIKESGDGEFYRIDVPILNGNTFMYNESVEFSKKDYKPVSMKIYDINGKVFAEIKYRNFVYNPDLDDGLFAEKDISTFSRYLNTDINMTVDIKDVYRYSGINPVFPQYMPKGYALENITIDMSNNNSINLTYLNGNDIIKIVESVNDFDGKGFDKERIGNITYYKKGNRYILDRSGLIVDLMINEKISSDEALMILNSLI, via the coding sequence TTGAGGAGACTTTTGCTTGCGTTATTGCTTATATTGACTATTTTTTTGCCAGGATGCATAAAAAAGTCTCGCTTAGATGTGCCTTCAAATGTAAAAAAAGCGATTCAAAATTTAAAAACATATGCTTCAGATGTGGAGATTCAGCTTAATAATAATAAAAATACAAAGAGATACACTATGAAGCAGTTTTATAAAGATGGAAAGTACCGCATGGAAATATACGATGAGTCTAATAAACCTGATAAAGTTATCGTGTACGATGGTAATAGGAGTTACGTGTATTTTTCGAAAATAAATCAGACATTTATAGAGGATGATAGCGAAAATATACCTGCATACTCCCTTTTTACATCATTTATAGACAATTTTAAAAAAGCCGGAGAGATAAAAGAAAGCGGTGATGGTGAATTTTACCGAATCGATGTTCCGATCTTAAATGGAAATACTTTTATGTACAATGAATCAGTTGAATTTTCAAAAAAAGATTACAAACCGGTATCTATGAAGATTTACGACATAAATGGGAAGGTTTTTGCTGAGATAAAGTATAGAAATTTCGTGTATAATCCAGATTTAGATGATGGTCTTTTCGCTGAGAAAGATATTTCTACATTTAGCAGATACTTGAATACTGATATTAATATGACTGTAGACATAAAAGATGTTTATAGATACTCAGGAATAAATCCAGTATTTCCCCAATACATGCCTAAAGGTTATGCCCTTGAAAATATAACCATAGATATGTCAAATAATAATTCAATTAATTTAACATATTTAAACGGTAATGATATAATAAAAATTGTTGAAAGTGTTAATGATTTTGATGGAAAAGGCTTTGATAAAGAGCGCATTGGAAATATTACTTATTATAAAAAAGGGAATAGATATATTTTAGATAGAAGTGGTCTTATTGTTGATTTGATGATTAATGAAAAAATCAGTTCTGATGAAGCATTGATGATTTTAAATTCTTTAATATGA